One Microbacterium esteraromaticum genomic window carries:
- a CDS encoding SPFH domain-containing protein, producing the protein MEIAGAIGILVIIGIAVVAAIVIALILLLFARSWIKVARADEALVISGRKQKVQRTVVAADGSTRGETEESPVTVIVNGKSLVNPITQRHEIISLRSRQVSLNAEAQSLDSVTLNVDGVAIVKIGSDPLYVRRAAERFASQDKAIEQFTTEQLEGALRGIVATLSVVELMRERKKFSDQIAADVSQELAEQGLILDSFQIKGITDKVGYIQSLGAPEIQAKRQAAEISQTNADRAINQKNIANQEANLIEQTALDTNTANANAGIGRARAEAEQAEQLARAQAEQAVLQQQAENKQAQLDADVKRVADAQRYEAETRAQADLFTREKAAEAAAIEQVKQAEARTRIAEQQAQADKARAAGEAAAAEAKATGDANALRAQAEAEAEARRLRANAEAEAIRAEGEARAAAVEAEAKAIASNQEAFLSQRVLEVLPSIMAEFAKGYSAIGNVSIIGGAGDDGASSVVGGDSAKAMRSVFDSVSAATGLDLAAIIQGQAVGRGFGAGVAQATDAQPAASASTAAPTTTVVERTGDDATEPFTGA; encoded by the coding sequence ATGGAGATCGCCGGAGCAATCGGCATCCTGGTCATCATCGGAATCGCGGTCGTCGCCGCGATCGTCATCGCACTGATCCTGCTGCTGTTCGCGCGCAGCTGGATCAAGGTCGCTCGCGCCGACGAGGCGCTCGTCATCTCGGGCCGCAAGCAGAAGGTGCAGCGCACGGTCGTCGCAGCCGACGGCTCGACCCGCGGCGAGACCGAGGAGTCGCCGGTGACGGTCATCGTCAACGGCAAGTCGCTGGTCAACCCGATCACGCAGCGTCACGAGATCATCTCGCTGCGCTCGCGTCAGGTGTCGCTGAACGCCGAGGCGCAGTCGCTCGACAGCGTGACGCTCAACGTCGACGGCGTCGCGATCGTCAAGATCGGCTCCGACCCCCTGTACGTGCGCCGCGCCGCCGAGCGCTTCGCATCTCAGGACAAGGCGATCGAGCAGTTCACCACCGAGCAGCTCGAAGGCGCACTGCGCGGCATCGTCGCCACGCTGTCGGTGGTCGAGCTCATGCGCGAGCGCAAGAAGTTCTCAGACCAGATCGCCGCAGACGTCTCGCAGGAGCTTGCCGAGCAGGGCCTGATCCTCGACTCGTTCCAGATCAAGGGCATCACCGACAAGGTGGGCTACATCCAGTCGCTGGGTGCGCCCGAGATCCAGGCCAAGCGCCAGGCGGCCGAGATCTCGCAGACCAACGCCGACCGTGCGATCAACCAGAAGAACATCGCCAACCAGGAAGCGAACCTGATCGAGCAGACGGCGCTCGACACGAACACGGCCAACGCCAATGCCGGCATCGGCCGGGCCCGCGCCGAGGCCGAGCAGGCCGAGCAGCTCGCCCGCGCGCAGGCCGAGCAGGCCGTTCTGCAGCAGCAGGCCGAGAACAAGCAGGCCCAGCTCGACGCCGACGTCAAGCGCGTCGCCGACGCCCAGCGCTACGAAGCCGAGACCCGCGCCCAGGCAGACCTGTTCACCCGCGAGAAGGCGGCAGAGGCAGCGGCTATCGAGCAGGTCAAGCAGGCCGAGGCCCGCACCCGCATCGCCGAGCAGCAGGCTCAGGCCGACAAGGCCCGCGCCGCCGGTGAGGCGGCCGCCGCCGAGGCCAAGGCCACCGGTGACGCCAATGCCCTTCGCGCCCAGGCAGAGGCAGAGGCAGAGGCCCGCCGTCTGCGCGCGAACGCCGAGGCAGAGGCCATCCGCGCCGAAGGTGAGGCGCGCGCCGCCGCCGTCGAGGCGGAGGCCAAGGCCATCGCCTCGAACCAGGAGGCGTTCCTCTCGCAGCGCGTGCTCGAGGTGCTGCCCTCGATCATGGCCGAGTTCGCCAAGGGCTACTCCGCGATCGGCAACGTCTCGATCATCGGCGGCGCCGGCGACGACGGCGCGTCCAGCGTCGTCGGCGGCGACAGCGCCAAGGCGATGCGCTCGGTGTTCGACAGCGTGAGCGCGGCCACCGGGCTCGACCTCGCCGCGATCATCCAGGGCCAGGCCGTCGGCCGCGGCTTCGGCGCCGGGGTGGCCCAGGCGACGGATGCCCAGCCCGCGGCATCCGCATCAACCGCAGCGCCCACGACGACCGTGGTCGAGCGCACCGGCGATGACGCGACGGAGCCGTTCACCGGCGCCTGA
- a CDS encoding MarR family winged helix-turn-helix transcriptional regulator, protein MTDRELALQAWESLFRAQHQLLAEMAVDFEGSDLAQGEYDVLLTVVRSPEMTSRLRDITSKSLISQPSVSRLIDRMVARGLVTKAIDPDDGRGAVITATDAGARAFRQLATVHGRTIAEKMSPLDDAELAALLQLTRKLRRVQ, encoded by the coding sequence ATGACCGACCGTGAGCTCGCCCTGCAGGCGTGGGAGAGCCTGTTCCGTGCGCAGCATCAGCTGCTCGCCGAGATGGCCGTCGACTTCGAGGGCTCCGACCTCGCTCAGGGCGAGTACGACGTGCTGCTCACCGTGGTGCGCTCGCCCGAGATGACCTCCCGGCTGCGCGACATCACCTCCAAGTCGCTCATCAGCCAGCCGAGCGTCTCGCGCCTCATCGACCGCATGGTGGCCCGCGGGCTGGTCACGAAGGCGATCGATCCCGACGACGGTCGCGGGGCGGTGATCACCGCGACGGATGCCGGGGCCAGGGCTTTCCGACAGCTGGCGACCGTGCACGGGCGCACGATCGCCGAGAAGATGTCGCCCCTCGACGATGCGGAGCTCGCGGCGCTGCTGCAGCTGACGCGGAAGCTCCGCCGCGTGCAGTGA
- the hrpB gene encoding ATP-dependent helicase HrpB, protein MTSRAFDLARIGAGLSFAEALPEVGSALDAGTAVVISAPPGTGKTTHVPPLLAERARGRVIVTQPRRVAARAAARRLAELDDSPLGDRVGFTVRGERRVSPQTRVEFVTAGVLLRRMLDDPGLDGIDAVIIDEVHERALETDLLLGLLGEVRELRDDLVLAAMSATLDAERIASVIGIDGAPAPVVEHSVPAHPLIERWAPSPAPRLDERGVTRGFLDHVAATAASAARELVIDDPGADALVFAPGAREVAEIARRIAAAAPTFDVRELHGQLPAAAQDAVIRGRDAGDAPRIIVTTSLAESSLTVPGVRLVVDSCLARQPQRDATRGMTGLVTTAASRSSCVQRAGRATRQGPGTVVRCIDERGYAAAPARPAPEIDTADLADAALLLACWGAPGGSGLRLIDPLPADSLRDAISVLHGLGAIDDVGRATDEGRTLARIPTDPRLARALRDGAAIVGARAAAEVVALVGGDIRIRDSDIAAAVSSLRSGRTPEAQRWSREVDRLLRLIPSTRAARDDADCAGLVVALAFPERIATRVERSAGGATFLLASGTRAGISGPLADAEWLAVADVARASGRIAAGSGAVIRAAAVITERQVERAAGHLITDRVEAELADGRITARRERRIGAIVRSSMPVRASATEAQGAVRRAVRARGLGVFTWSDSADELRRRLGLLHRELGAPWPDVTDDALLSRLDEWLEPELTALADGASAHRIDLTAPLRRLLPWPAAAELDSLVPERLEVPSGSRIRIAYPPLDEPEAAPVVAVKLQECFGWAETPRLAGGRVPVLFHLLSPAGRPLAVTGDLASFWSGPYAQVRAEMRGRYPKHPWPEDPWAAAPTRHTTRRAERR, encoded by the coding sequence GTGACCTCCCGCGCGTTCGACCTCGCCCGCATCGGCGCCGGGCTGTCGTTCGCCGAGGCGCTCCCCGAGGTCGGGAGCGCGCTCGACGCGGGCACGGCAGTCGTCATCAGCGCCCCTCCCGGCACGGGCAAGACCACCCACGTGCCTCCGCTGCTCGCCGAACGCGCCCGAGGTCGCGTCATCGTCACGCAGCCTCGCCGGGTCGCCGCACGCGCCGCCGCCCGCCGCCTCGCCGAGCTCGACGACTCGCCGCTCGGCGATCGAGTCGGTTTCACCGTGCGGGGCGAGCGCAGAGTGAGTCCCCAGACGCGCGTCGAGTTCGTCACAGCGGGAGTGCTGCTGCGCCGGATGCTCGATGACCCCGGCCTCGACGGCATCGATGCCGTGATCATCGACGAGGTGCATGAGCGTGCGCTCGAGACCGACCTGCTTCTCGGGCTGCTCGGCGAGGTGCGCGAGCTGCGCGACGACCTCGTGCTGGCCGCGATGTCGGCGACCCTCGACGCCGAGCGCATCGCATCGGTCATCGGAATCGACGGCGCCCCGGCTCCCGTCGTCGAGCACTCCGTGCCCGCGCACCCTCTGATCGAGCGATGGGCCCCGAGCCCCGCGCCCCGACTCGACGAACGGGGGGTCACGCGGGGGTTCCTCGACCATGTGGCCGCCACGGCGGCATCCGCTGCCCGCGAGCTCGTCATCGACGACCCCGGCGCCGACGCTCTCGTCTTCGCACCCGGCGCTCGGGAGGTCGCCGAGATCGCGCGCCGCATCGCCGCCGCAGCACCGACGTTCGATGTGCGAGAACTGCACGGGCAGCTGCCTGCGGCCGCCCAGGATGCCGTGATCCGCGGTCGCGACGCCGGCGACGCACCTCGGATCATCGTCACCACCTCGCTCGCGGAGTCGTCGCTGACGGTGCCGGGAGTGCGGCTCGTGGTCGACAGCTGCCTGGCCAGGCAGCCGCAGCGTGACGCGACGCGCGGCATGACGGGGCTGGTCACGACCGCGGCATCGCGGTCGTCGTGCGTGCAGCGCGCCGGGCGAGCGACACGACAGGGCCCCGGCACCGTGGTGCGCTGCATCGACGAGCGCGGGTACGCCGCCGCGCCCGCGCGGCCGGCACCCGAGATCGACACGGCCGACCTCGCCGACGCCGCCCTGCTGCTGGCCTGCTGGGGTGCGCCGGGCGGCTCAGGTCTGCGCCTCATCGATCCGCTGCCCGCCGACAGCCTGCGCGACGCGATCTCGGTGCTGCACGGCCTCGGTGCGATCGACGACGTCGGTCGCGCGACCGACGAGGGCCGCACCCTCGCGCGCATCCCGACCGACCCCCGACTCGCGCGCGCTCTCCGCGATGGCGCGGCCATCGTCGGTGCCCGCGCAGCCGCCGAGGTCGTCGCGCTGGTCGGAGGCGACATCCGCATACGGGATTCCGACATCGCCGCGGCTGTGTCGTCGCTGCGGAGCGGACGGACGCCCGAGGCGCAGCGCTGGTCGCGAGAGGTCGACCGGCTGCTGCGTCTCATTCCCTCCACCCGCGCTGCGCGCGATGACGCCGACTGCGCGGGGCTCGTCGTCGCGCTCGCCTTCCCCGAGCGCATCGCCACGCGCGTGGAGCGCTCGGCCGGCGGTGCGACGTTCCTGCTCGCATCCGGCACTCGGGCCGGCATCAGCGGGCCGCTCGCAGATGCCGAATGGCTCGCGGTGGCCGACGTCGCCCGGGCATCCGGTCGCATCGCAGCCGGCTCCGGAGCGGTGATCCGCGCCGCAGCGGTGATCACCGAGAGGCAGGTCGAGCGCGCCGCCGGTCATCTCATCACCGATCGAGTCGAGGCCGAGCTGGCCGACGGCCGGATCACCGCCCGCCGAGAGCGGCGCATCGGCGCCATCGTTCGCTCGTCCATGCCGGTGCGTGCATCGGCGACGGAGGCGCAGGGTGCCGTGCGGCGTGCCGTGCGCGCCCGCGGGCTCGGTGTGTTCACCTGGTCGGATTCCGCCGACGAGCTGCGCAGAAGACTCGGTCTGCTGCACCGCGAGCTCGGCGCCCCGTGGCCCGACGTCACCGATGACGCCCTGCTGAGCAGACTCGACGAATGGCTCGAACCCGAGCTCACAGCGCTCGCCGATGGGGCCTCGGCGCACCGCATCGATCTGACCGCTCCCCTGCGGCGTCTGCTCCCCTGGCCTGCGGCGGCCGAGCTCGACTCACTCGTCCCTGAGCGGCTCGAGGTGCCCAGCGGTTCGCGCATCCGGATCGCCTATCCCCCGCTCGACGAACCCGAGGCCGCCCCGGTGGTCGCCGTCAAGCTGCAGGAGTGCTTCGGCTGGGCCGAGACACCCCGCCTCGCCGGCGGACGCGTCCCCGTGCTGTTCCACCTGCTCTCTCCCGCCGGGCGCCCGCTCGCCGTCACGGGAGACCTCGCGTCGTTCTGGTCGGGGCCCTACGCGCAGGTGCGAGCGGAGATGCGCGGGCGCTATCCGAAGCACCCCTGGCCCGAGGATCCCTGGGCCGCCGCCCCCACACGCCACACCACCCGTCGCGCCGAGCGCCGATGA
- a CDS encoding ATP-binding cassette domain-containing protein, whose translation MIDSADAVVIDGLRVRRGHHEVLDGLSLRIPRGEVIGLLGPSGCGKTTLMRSIVGVQRTHGGTVTVLGEPAGSRALRDRVSYGTQGSAVYGDLSVQGNLRYFGSVLGTPSSE comes from the coding sequence ATGATCGACTCGGCGGATGCCGTCGTCATCGACGGGCTGCGCGTGCGGCGCGGGCATCACGAGGTGCTCGACGGCCTCTCGCTGCGCATCCCGCGCGGCGAGGTCATCGGCCTTCTCGGGCCCTCGGGGTGCGGCAAGACCACGCTGATGCGCTCCATCGTCGGGGTGCAGCGCACCCACGGTGGCACCGTGACCGTGCTGGGGGAGCCCGCCGGGTCGCGCGCGCTCCGTGATCGGGTCTCGTACGGCACCCAGGGCTCCGCCGTCTACGGCGACCTCAGCGTGCAGGGGAACCTCCGATACTTCGGATCCGTCCTCGGCACCCCGAGCTCGGAGTAG
- a CDS encoding L-serine ammonia-lyase, iron-sulfur-dependent, subunit alpha: MTAYVSAFDLFSIGVGPSSSHTVGPMRAGVDFADRLRAQGILDRVARVRCELFGSLGATGLGHGTPDAVVAGLQGLHPETCDPADVRELWSSWPEGRDLLLAGEHSIPFAKDDIAFVPRTRLPGHPNAMTLHALDADGAPVLEQTYYSVGGGFIRRDGEEARVAAAPQPYPYDTAEELLALCDETGMSIAEIARANEMAVRTEEEVAAGLDAIWDAMASCVDAGLHSEGTLPGILKVKRRAGDIRQQLEASEADGHPALPGEWLGAFALAVNEENAAGGRVVTAPTNGAAGILPAVAMHWWRFLADSGLGVGNAVTPHGELVGSALLGFRNDQAALPAAGEQLDEAAVAEANRRRGIRRFLLTATALGSLFKANASISGAEGGCQAEVGSACAMAAGGLTAVMGGTVRQIENAAEIAMEHHLGLTCDPIGGLVQIPCIERNAIAASTAVTAARLALRGDGHHYVSLDAVVETMRQTGLDMSTKYKETSEGGLAVNVIEC; encoded by the coding sequence GTGACTGCGTACGTCTCGGCTTTCGACCTGTTCTCCATCGGTGTGGGACCCTCGAGCTCGCATACCGTCGGGCCGATGCGCGCCGGCGTCGACTTCGCCGATCGCCTGCGTGCCCAGGGGATCCTCGACCGCGTCGCCCGGGTGCGCTGCGAGCTGTTCGGCTCGCTGGGAGCGACAGGGCTGGGTCACGGCACTCCGGATGCGGTCGTCGCCGGCCTGCAGGGACTGCACCCCGAGACCTGCGATCCCGCGGACGTGCGCGAGTTGTGGAGCTCGTGGCCCGAGGGGCGCGATCTGCTGCTCGCGGGGGAGCACAGCATCCCCTTCGCGAAGGACGACATCGCCTTCGTCCCCCGCACCCGGCTGCCCGGCCACCCCAACGCGATGACCCTGCACGCGCTCGACGCCGATGGCGCGCCGGTGCTCGAGCAGACGTACTACTCCGTCGGCGGAGGCTTCATCCGCCGCGACGGCGAGGAGGCGCGCGTCGCTGCGGCCCCGCAGCCGTACCCGTACGACACCGCCGAGGAACTGCTCGCCCTGTGCGACGAGACCGGCATGTCGATCGCCGAGATCGCCCGTGCGAACGAGATGGCGGTGCGCACCGAGGAGGAGGTCGCCGCCGGTCTGGATGCGATCTGGGATGCCATGGCCTCGTGCGTCGACGCCGGGCTGCACTCCGAGGGCACGCTGCCCGGCATCCTGAAGGTCAAGCGTCGCGCGGGCGACATCCGGCAGCAGCTGGAGGCCTCCGAGGCCGACGGACACCCGGCGCTGCCTGGTGAGTGGCTCGGCGCCTTCGCCCTCGCCGTCAACGAGGAGAACGCGGCCGGCGGGCGAGTGGTCACCGCTCCGACGAACGGCGCTGCAGGCATCCTTCCCGCCGTCGCGATGCACTGGTGGCGCTTCCTCGCCGACTCCGGTCTCGGCGTCGGCAACGCCGTCACCCCGCACGGCGAGCTGGTCGGCAGCGCACTGCTCGGCTTCCGCAACGATCAGGCTGCCCTGCCGGCAGCCGGCGAGCAGCTCGACGAGGCCGCCGTCGCCGAGGCGAACCGACGCCGTGGCATCCGCCGGTTCCTGCTGACCGCGACCGCGCTCGGGTCGCTGTTCAAGGCGAATGCGTCGATCTCGGGTGCCGAGGGCGGCTGCCAGGCCGAGGTCGGCTCGGCCTGCGCGATGGCCGCCGGCGGACTCACCGCCGTGATGGGCGGCACCGTGCGGCAGATCGAGAACGCCGCCGAGATCGCGATGGAGCACCACCTCGGTCTCACCTGCGACCCGATCGGCGGTCTCGTGCAGATCCCGTGCATCGAGCGCAACGCGATCGCCGCGTCGACCGCGGTCACGGCTGCACGCCTGGCGCTGCGCGGCGACGGTCACCACTACGTCTCGCTCGACGCCGTCGTCGAGACGATGCGCCAGACCGGGCTCGACATGTCGACGAAGTACAAGGAGACCAGCGAGGGCGGCCTCGCGGTGAACGTCATCGAGTGCTGA
- a CDS encoding NTP transferase domain-containing protein, whose amino-acid sequence MKTPGPARRVAVILAGGRGRRLGGADKPLILVRGRTLLSCALEAAASREKIVVVGGPFDITDDRIVWTREEPRFGGPAAALMAALAVLDDLPSDAEVLLLAADLPEAVRLAGLLDAVPIPEEDDGLVATDGDGREQWRAGRHRLDALRRVRAEWGDGAGVPMKVIMHALRLSAVDVGAAALDLDTWEAIDEYRDAPRHPGGGDRG is encoded by the coding sequence ATGAAGACCCCAGGTCCCGCGCGACGCGTCGCGGTGATCCTCGCCGGTGGACGGGGGCGCCGTCTCGGAGGGGCAGACAAGCCCCTGATCCTGGTGAGAGGGCGGACGCTGCTGTCGTGCGCGCTGGAGGCCGCAGCGAGCAGAGAGAAGATCGTGGTGGTCGGCGGGCCCTTCGACATCACCGACGACCGCATCGTCTGGACGAGAGAGGAACCGCGGTTCGGCGGCCCGGCAGCGGCTTTGATGGCCGCGCTCGCCGTTCTCGACGACCTTCCAAGCGACGCCGAGGTGCTGCTGCTGGCCGCGGATCTGCCCGAAGCGGTGCGCCTCGCAGGGCTGCTCGACGCCGTGCCGATCCCCGAGGAGGACGACGGGCTGGTCGCGACGGATGGGGACGGCCGAGAGCAGTGGCGCGCCGGCCGCCATCGCCTGGACGCGCTCCGTCGTGTCCGCGCCGAGTGGGGAGATGGCGCCGGTGTGCCGATGAAGGTGATCATGCACGCGCTCCGGCTGAGCGCGGTCGACGTGGGCGCGGCTGCACTCGATCTCGACACCTGGGAGGCGATCGACGAATATCGAGATGCGCCCAGACACCCAGGAGGAGGAGATCGTGGATGA
- a CDS encoding FdhF/YdeP family oxidoreductase has protein sequence MLDICENGMKHVTWEMTHKRVGSGFFSTHTVSELAEWTDYELENAGRLTEPMVYDPETDRYAPISWDDAFALIGDELRSLASPDEATFYTSGRLSNESSFLYQLMIREYGTNNMPDCSNMCHEASGRALTASLGTGKGTTTVQDWEETDALFLLGVNAASNAPRMLTALSDAVKNGAQVVHVNPLIEAASTRTIVPHDFVDMALFKTHATGTLNLQVRPGGDMALMRGIAKVVFEAAESDPSVLATEFLEEYTQGMAEYRALVEATSWDELVVQSGLTEQQIRAAGAIYLEADRTIISWCLGISQQEHAVDMVREFTNVLLLRGNIGRPGAGPAPVRGHSNVQGNRTCGINHHAPPALLDRLDAVCGITSPREPGLDTVGSIEAMHEGRVKVFVSLGGNFVLAAPDTPYTAEALRSCRLTVQVSTKLNRSHLVHGQKALILPCLGRTEEDIQATGPQGQTVEDAMSMVHVSYGKKRPASEHLLSEPDIIARMARATMPESRTPWEQYVDDYDRIRDVMAKVLPGFDGFNALIRNPTGFRIPQPARERDFLTPSGRAEFSAAPLHDVRPAADDMLVLQTMRSHDQWNTTIYTSNDRYRGVKNLRELIFMHADDMRERDIAQGALVDIVSTSKDGSLRELRDYRAIAYDLPKGSAAGYMPEMNVLLGSADYSSQSDQPLMKSIHVRVSPASRRTA, from the coding sequence ATGCTCGACATCTGCGAGAACGGCATGAAGCACGTCACCTGGGAGATGACGCACAAGCGAGTCGGCAGCGGGTTCTTCTCGACGCACACGGTGAGCGAGCTCGCCGAGTGGACGGACTACGAGCTCGAGAACGCCGGCCGGCTCACCGAGCCGATGGTCTACGACCCCGAGACCGACCGGTACGCGCCGATCAGCTGGGATGACGCCTTCGCGCTCATCGGGGACGAGCTGCGCTCGCTGGCGAGCCCCGATGAGGCCACCTTCTACACGTCAGGGCGCCTGAGCAACGAGTCGTCCTTCCTCTACCAGCTGATGATCCGGGAGTACGGCACGAACAACATGCCGGACTGCTCGAACATGTGCCACGAGGCCTCCGGTCGAGCGCTCACCGCCTCACTCGGCACCGGCAAGGGCACGACGACCGTGCAGGACTGGGAGGAGACGGACGCGCTCTTCCTTCTCGGGGTGAACGCCGCGTCGAACGCGCCCCGGATGCTGACCGCGCTGTCGGATGCCGTGAAGAACGGCGCGCAGGTCGTTCACGTGAACCCGCTGATCGAGGCGGCGTCCACGCGCACCATCGTGCCCCACGACTTCGTCGACATGGCCCTCTTCAAGACGCACGCCACGGGCACGCTGAACCTGCAGGTGCGTCCAGGGGGCGACATGGCGCTGATGCGGGGCATCGCGAAGGTCGTGTTCGAGGCGGCGGAGAGCGACCCGTCGGTGCTCGCGACCGAGTTCCTCGAGGAGTACACCCAGGGCATGGCGGAGTACCGCGCACTCGTCGAGGCGACGTCGTGGGATGAACTGGTCGTGCAGTCCGGCCTCACCGAGCAGCAGATCCGGGCCGCAGGCGCCATCTACCTCGAAGCGGACAGGACCATCATCAGCTGGTGTCTCGGCATCAGCCAGCAGGAGCATGCGGTCGACATGGTCCGCGAGTTCACCAACGTCCTTCTGCTGCGAGGCAACATCGGGCGCCCCGGGGCCGGCCCCGCGCCGGTGCGCGGACACAGCAACGTGCAGGGCAACCGCACCTGCGGCATCAATCACCATGCGCCGCCCGCTCTGCTCGATCGGCTCGATGCGGTGTGCGGCATCACCTCTCCGCGTGAACCGGGGCTCGACACCGTAGGCAGCATCGAGGCCATGCATGAGGGGCGCGTGAAGGTCTTCGTCAGCCTCGGCGGCAACTTCGTGCTCGCCGCTCCCGACACCCCGTACACGGCAGAGGCGCTGCGCTCGTGCCGCCTCACCGTGCAGGTGAGCACCAAGCTCAACCGAAGCCACCTCGTGCACGGCCAGAAGGCGCTGATCCTGCCGTGTCTCGGCCGCACGGAGGAGGATATCCAGGCGACGGGCCCGCAGGGACAGACCGTCGAGGATGCGATGAGCATGGTTCATGTGTCGTACGGGAAGAAGCGTCCGGCATCCGAGCACCTCCTGTCCGAACCCGACATCATCGCGCGGATGGCGCGCGCGACCATGCCGGAGAGCCGGACGCCGTGGGAGCAGTACGTCGACGACTACGACCGCATCCGCGACGTCATGGCGAAGGTCCTCCCTGGATTCGATGGGTTCAACGCCCTGATCAGAAACCCGACGGGCTTCCGCATTCCGCAGCCTGCCCGCGAGCGCGACTTCCTCACGCCGTCGGGTCGTGCCGAGTTCTCCGCGGCTCCCCTGCACGATGTGCGCCCCGCCGCCGACGACATGCTCGTGCTGCAGACGATGCGCTCGCACGATCAGTGGAACACCACGATCTACACCAGCAACGACCGCTACCGCGGAGTGAAGAACCTTCGCGAGCTGATCTTCATGCACGCCGACGACATGCGCGAGCGCGACATCGCCCAGGGCGCCCTCGTGGACATCGTCTCGACATCGAAGGACGGCTCGCTGCGCGAACTGCGCGACTATCGAGCGATCGCCTACGACCTCCCGAAGGGCAGCGCCGCGGGGTACATGCCCGAGATGAATGTGCTGCTCGGCAGCGCCGACTACAGCTCGCAGAGCGATCAGCCGCTGATGAAGAGCATCCACGTGCGGGTCAGTCCGGCGTCCCGACGCACCGCGTGA
- the fdhD gene encoding formate dehydrogenase accessory sulfurtransferase FdhD, whose product MGRITTRRPVLKIALDGDTRRMPDTLAVEEPLEIRVLGVPLAVTMRTPGHDVELAAGFLVSEGVISSGSDFRTAIHCGGPGTGGAENTYNVLDVALAPGVRPPSPDLARSFYTTSSCGVCGKASIDAVETVSRHDTTIDETPVDAGLLATFPERLREGQDAFDKTGGLHAAALFDAATGELLVLREDVGRHNAVDKVVGWAVLADRLPLRGIVLQVSGRASFELVQKAAMAGIPMLAAVSAPSSLAVDLADRSGVTLVGFLRGRSMNVYTHAERVRAEVRSRHA is encoded by the coding sequence GTGGGACGCATCACGACACGTCGCCCGGTGCTGAAGATCGCGTTGGACGGCGACACCAGACGGATGCCGGACACTCTCGCCGTCGAGGAACCGCTGGAGATCCGGGTGCTCGGAGTGCCGCTTGCCGTCACGATGCGCACCCCTGGCCACGATGTCGAGCTCGCCGCGGGCTTCCTCGTGTCGGAGGGCGTCATCTCCTCGGGTTCCGACTTCCGAACCGCGATCCACTGCGGCGGGCCCGGAACCGGCGGAGCGGAGAACACCTACAACGTGCTCGACGTCGCGCTCGCGCCCGGTGTCCGCCCGCCCTCCCCCGACCTCGCGCGCTCGTTCTACACGACCAGTTCGTGCGGCGTCTGCGGCAAGGCGAGCATCGACGCCGTCGAGACGGTGTCGCGTCACGACACGACCATCGACGAGACGCCCGTGGATGCCGGGCTGCTGGCCACCTTCCCCGAACGCCTGCGCGAAGGGCAGGATGCCTTCGACAAGACGGGTGGGCTGCATGCGGCGGCGCTCTTCGACGCGGCCACAGGCGAGCTGCTCGTCCTCCGCGAGGACGTCGGCCGACACAACGCCGTCGACAAGGTCGTCGGATGGGCCGTGCTCGCCGACCGGCTGCCGCTGCGCGGCATCGTGCTGCAGGTGTCAGGACGCGCGAGCTTCGAGCTCGTTCAGAAGGCGGCGATGGCCGGCATCCCTATGCTGGCCGCGGTCTCGGCGCCCTCGTCGCTCGCTGTGGACCTGGCGGACCGCTCGGGCGTGACGCTCGTCGGGTTCCTGCGGGGGCGGTCGATGAATGTGTACACGCACGCCGAGCGGGTGCGTGCTGAGGTGAGGAGCCGGCATGCGTGA
- a CDS encoding DUF6457 domain-containing protein, which translates to MDDTPADLEGWVHSVAAALGIDPEEVPIGLLLDVTRETAHGITRPAGPVTTFLIGLAAGRGLAVDDAIATVRARLPRTPSES; encoded by the coding sequence GTGGATGACACCCCTGCCGACCTCGAGGGGTGGGTGCACTCCGTGGCTGCCGCCCTCGGCATCGATCCGGAGGAGGTGCCGATCGGCCTGCTCCTGGACGTCACCCGCGAGACGGCTCACGGGATCACGCGACCCGCTGGCCCCGTGACGACATTCCTCATCGGGCTGGCCGCGGGCCGGGGACTCGCCGTCGACGATGCCATCGCGACCGTTCGCGCCCGCCTGCCACGGACGCCTTCCGAGAGCTGA